One window from the genome of Sphingomicrobium arenosum encodes:
- a CDS encoding BlaI/MecI/CopY family transcriptional regulator yields the protein MDKRVSEAELEIMEALWSAAPQAVSAAEVAERVPESRGWSLPTVKTMLSRLTQKGAVRHEAEGRRYLYSPAIERDSYVGNESRRLVDRLFGGRLTPMIARLAEDEAITDSEIAEIEALLKELKK from the coding sequence TTGGACAAGCGCGTCAGTGAAGCCGAACTGGAAATCATGGAAGCGCTGTGGAGCGCGGCCCCGCAGGCGGTCAGCGCCGCCGAGGTCGCCGAGCGCGTGCCCGAGAGCCGCGGCTGGAGCCTGCCGACGGTCAAGACGATGCTCTCGCGCCTGACCCAGAAGGGTGCGGTGCGGCATGAGGCGGAGGGCCGCCGCTATCTCTACAGCCCCGCCATCGAACGCGATTCCTATGTCGGCAATGAAAGCCGACGCCTCGTCGATCGATTGTTCGGCGGGCGGCTGACCCCGATGATCGCGCGCCTCGCCGAGGACGAGGCGATCACCGACAGCGAAATCGCCGAAATCGAAGCGCTGCTGAAGGAGCTCAAGAAATGA
- a CDS encoding glycosyltransferase, with the protein MLDQSSRPAGRAPMLCDLTQNYSETGGGGGNYLRYKRRYIAEKLDWQHLLIIPGPEDKVVEEGRLITAYVKSPTLPHQPNYRLMLRNKAVRGILDRFRPDVIESIDPYNLPWAALKYRDETPGTATVAGYRTDFPEAHFYEAVHTVAGKRIGRMAANLGRRYAKKLYTKFDAVYALNPIALQQFRDMGVREPFLLPQGLDLSQFREEERDPDFRASLGIADKAPLLVYAGRLDREKRVQVVLDAFRKLPEEMGAHLLVLGDGKWRQKQLEAGVEAAVHMPGYLKDRAALARAYASSDIYVSAMPYEVAGNSILEAQAAGLPVVGVEAGSMPCQVPAGTGYLGPVDDSDAMAANIQRVWREGAAAIGAEGKKLVRGNHSWDRTFGMLFGEVYPEALDRRAARDGEGASHVLSERAQGQGA; encoded by the coding sequence ATGCTTGATCAATCTTCTCGTCCCGCCGGTCGCGCGCCGATGCTGTGCGACCTGACGCAAAACTATTCCGAGACCGGTGGCGGCGGGGGCAATTACCTGCGCTACAAGCGGCGTTATATCGCCGAGAAGCTCGATTGGCAGCATCTGCTCATCATCCCCGGCCCCGAGGACAAGGTGGTCGAGGAAGGGCGGCTGATCACGGCCTATGTGAAAAGCCCGACGCTGCCGCACCAGCCCAATTACCGGCTGATGCTCCGGAACAAGGCAGTGCGGGGCATTCTCGATCGCTTTCGTCCCGACGTGATCGAATCGATCGATCCGTACAATTTGCCATGGGCGGCGCTCAAATATCGCGACGAGACGCCGGGCACGGCGACGGTGGCGGGCTATCGCACCGACTTTCCCGAAGCGCACTTCTACGAAGCGGTGCACACGGTGGCGGGCAAGCGTATCGGGCGCATGGCGGCGAACCTCGGGCGACGCTATGCCAAGAAGCTCTATACCAAGTTCGACGCGGTCTATGCGCTCAACCCGATCGCGCTCCAGCAGTTTCGCGACATGGGGGTGCGCGAGCCCTTCCTGCTGCCGCAGGGGCTCGACCTCAGCCAGTTCCGCGAGGAAGAGCGCGACCCCGACTTTCGTGCCAGCCTCGGCATTGCCGACAAGGCGCCGCTGCTCGTCTATGCCGGGCGGCTCGACCGCGAGAAGCGTGTGCAGGTCGTGCTCGACGCGTTCCGCAAGCTGCCCGAAGAGATGGGCGCGCACCTTCTGGTGCTGGGCGATGGCAAATGGCGGCAGAAGCAGCTCGAGGCGGGGGTCGAGGCGGCGGTGCATATGCCGGGTTACCTGAAGGATCGCGCCGCGCTGGCGCGGGCCTATGCGTCGTCCGATATCTATGTGTCGGCCATGCCCTATGAAGTGGCGGGCAATTCGATCCTCGAGGCGCAGGCCGCGGGACTGCCGGTGGTCGGGGTCGAGGCGGGCTCGATGCCCTGCCAGGTGCCGGCCGGCACGGGCTACCTCGGGCCGGTGGATGACAGCGACGCGATGGCCGCCAATATCCAGCGCGTGTGGCGCGAGGGCGCGGCGGCGATCGGTGCGGAAGGCAAGAAACTGGTGCGCGGCAACCATAGCTGGGACCGCACTTTCGGGATGCTGTTCGGCGAGGTCTATCCGGAAGCGCTCGACCGCCGCGCCGCACGCGATGGCGAGGGTGCCAGCCACGTGCTGAGCGAACGCGCACAGGGGCAGGGCGCCTAG
- the grxD gene encoding Grx4 family monothiol glutaredoxin, whose amino-acid sequence MSDIKTRIDAMVKDHPVLLFMKGSKLFPQCGFSSRAVAILDHLGTEFETVDVLADQEIRQGIKDYSDWPTIPQLYIDGEFVGGSDIMMEMYESGELKEMLGDKAGA is encoded by the coding sequence ATGAGCGACATCAAGACGCGCATCGACGCGATGGTGAAGGACCATCCGGTCCTCCTCTTCATGAAGGGCTCGAAGCTCTTCCCGCAATGCGGCTTTTCGAGCCGCGCGGTGGCGATCCTCGATCATCTCGGCACCGAGTTCGAGACGGTCGACGTGCTCGCCGATCAGGAAATCCGGCAGGGCATCAAGGACTATTCGGACTGGCCGACCATCCCGCAGCTCTACATCGACGGCGAGTTCGTCGGTGGTTCGGACATCATGATGGAGATGTACGAGAGCGGCGAGTTGAAAGAGATGCTCGGCGACAAGGCCGGCGCCTGA
- a CDS encoding BolA/IbaG family iron-sulfur metabolism protein, with protein MPMAGPDIEAAIIAAIPDATVELTDLAGDNDHWAAVVTSASFAGMSRVKQHQKVYAALGGRIGGELHALQLTTKCPA; from the coding sequence ATGCCGATGGCCGGGCCCGACATCGAGGCGGCGATCATCGCCGCCATTCCTGATGCGACCGTCGAGCTGACCGACCTTGCGGGCGATAACGATCATTGGGCCGCGGTCGTGACCAGCGCGAGTTTCGCCGGGATGAGCCGGGTGAAGCAGCATCAGAAGGTCTATGCCGCGCTGGGCGGACGCATTGGCGGGGAGTTGCATGCACTGCAGCTCACCACCAAATGCCCAGCGTGA
- a CDS encoding DUF1476 domain-containing protein: MGNFEDREKAFENKFARDQEMQFKVAARRNRLLGAWAAEKMGLSEVEAENYAKEVVRADFEEAGDEDVIRKLLGDLTNAGCDVSEADIRAALEHKQVEARRHFIESNS, encoded by the coding sequence ATGGGCAATTTCGAGGATCGCGAGAAGGCGTTCGAGAACAAGTTCGCGCGCGACCAGGAAATGCAGTTCAAGGTCGCCGCGCGGCGCAACCGGCTGCTCGGTGCCTGGGCAGCCGAGAAGATGGGGCTGAGCGAGGTCGAGGCCGAGAATTACGCCAAGGAAGTCGTGCGCGCCGATTTCGAGGAAGCGGGCGACGAGGATGTCATCCGCAAGCTCTTGGGCGACCTTACCAACGCAGGCTGCGATGTCAGCGAGGCCGATATCCGCGCCGCGCTCGAGCATAAGCAGGTCGAGGCGCGCCGGCACTTCATCGAAAGCAACAGCTGA
- a CDS encoding L,D-transpeptidase family protein, with amino-acid sequence MRKTHLLTLATILCSAAPVAAAAQELPSERMRAATTAQQSPDEAVRWSGDADQVAGADRLIDLLRFADFEGYNEGPTVAAQAEALRARAAGGDVAAAKQLSQLLDRAYLDYVTILQAPVLGVEYGDPYQKPMRFSRADHVTLLTQARSLSTLVRQNTAMNVVYEQLRASAKAYGRGLPVESAHALKATMARVRALPKRNRFVLVDVASQRLWMYDNGQPVDSMKVVVGKNEMVGPVDSRTPLIVSTIHYATHNPYWHVPDNLVRKTVGPNIKRMGESYMRPRGYEIVDRWALDANVVDPKTVDWSTALRPGNLKVRQRPGPTNSMGDFKFNFPNATGIYLHDTPMREYFGRDMRALSNGCIRLEDAERFAGWLYKGQGVPDIGGTEYHHQLPEGVAVFVTYLTAEAIDGALAFSHDVYGLDGEPQLVEQVAEATATALADEAASF; translated from the coding sequence ATGCGCAAAACCCACCTTCTCACGCTTGCCACCATCTTGTGCAGTGCAGCGCCGGTCGCTGCTGCGGCGCAGGAGCTGCCCTCCGAACGGATGCGCGCAGCGACCACCGCGCAGCAGTCGCCCGACGAGGCCGTGCGCTGGTCTGGCGATGCCGATCAGGTCGCGGGCGCCGACCGGCTGATCGACCTGCTGCGTTTTGCCGATTTCGAAGGCTATAACGAGGGGCCCACCGTGGCCGCGCAGGCCGAGGCGCTGCGGGCCCGGGCGGCTGGCGGCGACGTGGCGGCGGCGAAGCAACTCTCGCAGCTGCTCGATCGCGCCTATCTCGATTATGTCACCATTCTTCAGGCGCCGGTCCTCGGCGTCGAATATGGCGACCCCTATCAGAAGCCGATGCGCTTTTCGCGCGCCGACCATGTGACGCTCCTCACGCAGGCACGGTCGCTGTCGACCCTCGTGCGCCAGAATACGGCGATGAACGTCGTCTACGAGCAACTGCGCGCCAGCGCCAAGGCCTATGGCCGCGGGCTGCCGGTCGAAAGCGCGCATGCCCTGAAAGCGACGATGGCGCGCGTGCGTGCGTTGCCCAAGCGCAACCGCTTCGTGCTGGTCGATGTCGCCAGCCAGCGGCTGTGGATGTACGACAATGGCCAGCCGGTCGACAGCATGAAGGTTGTCGTCGGCAAGAATGAGATGGTCGGCCCGGTCGACAGCCGCACCCCGCTCATCGTCTCGACGATTCACTACGCGACGCATAATCCATATTGGCACGTGCCCGACAATCTCGTGCGCAAGACTGTGGGACCCAATATCAAGCGGATGGGCGAGAGCTATATGCGCCCGCGTGGCTATGAGATCGTCGATCGCTGGGCGCTGGATGCCAATGTGGTCGATCCCAAGACCGTCGACTGGTCGACCGCTTTGCGGCCCGGCAACCTCAAGGTGCGCCAGCGCCCGGGGCCGACCAATTCGATGGGCGATTTCAAGTTCAACTTCCCCAATGCGACGGGCATCTACCTGCACGACACGCCGATGCGTGAATATTTCGGCCGCGACATGCGCGCGCTGTCGAACGGGTGCATCCGTCTCGAGGATGCCGAGCGCTTCGCGGGCTGGCTTTACAAGGGGCAGGGCGTGCCCGACATCGGCGGCACCGAATATCACCATCAGCTGCCCGAAGGGGTGGCGGTGTTCGTCACCTACCTGACCGCCGAGGCGATCGACGGCGCGCTGGCGTTCAGCCACGATGTCTATGGTCTCGACGGCGAGCCGCAGCTGGTGGAGCAGGTAGCGGAAGCCACCGCGACCGCGCTCGCCGACGAGGCGGCTTCCTTCTAG
- a CDS encoding outer membrane protein has product MKKMLLAALAATALSTPAMARDGQGYFGIEGGVLFPQEQDGLLFADFDDTDLTDISVGSPYALDYDMGYDLDVVLGYDFGMFRLEVEGGYKHAQIDNLSGFDSFVSTYNTQVNDPLNDEPGTNLTESDFDLSDRDISVWSGMINGLVDFGGDDGIGFYAGGGVGYASVDVLDEAEGVFAWQLLAGARIPLSPSIDAGVKYRYFQTADIGVADDDFVSTPDGIVFTDFEDNFSSHSVLASLIVNFGGASAPPPPPPPPAPPAPPPPPPAATVTCPNGTVILATESCPSPPPPPPPPPPAPEPERG; this is encoded by the coding sequence ATGAAGAAAATGCTATTGGCGGCGCTTGCTGCGACCGCCCTCTCGACGCCTGCCATGGCACGCGACGGGCAGGGATATTTCGGGATCGAAGGTGGTGTGCTTTTTCCGCAAGAGCAGGATGGCTTACTGTTCGCGGACTTCGACGATACCGACCTGACCGACATCAGCGTGGGCAGCCCCTATGCGCTTGATTACGACATGGGCTACGATCTTGATGTCGTGCTCGGCTACGACTTCGGCATGTTTCGCCTCGAGGTCGAGGGCGGCTACAAGCACGCCCAGATCGACAATCTCTCGGGCTTCGACAGCTTCGTCAGCACCTACAACACGCAGGTAAACGACCCGCTCAACGACGAACCGGGCACCAATCTGACCGAGTCCGATTTCGACCTGTCCGACCGCGACATCAGCGTCTGGTCGGGAATGATCAACGGTCTCGTCGATTTTGGCGGTGACGACGGCATCGGTTTCTACGCCGGTGGCGGTGTCGGCTATGCCAGCGTCGACGTGCTCGACGAGGCCGAGGGCGTCTTCGCCTGGCAGCTGCTCGCCGGCGCGCGCATCCCGCTGTCGCCCTCGATCGATGCGGGCGTGAAGTATCGTTATTTCCAGACCGCCGACATCGGGGTCGCCGACGATGATTTCGTTAGCACCCCAGACGGCATCGTCTTCACAGACTTCGAAGACAATTTCTCCTCGCACAGCGTACTGGCGAGCCTGATTGTCAACTTCGGTGGCGCCTCGGCCCCGCCGCCGCCGCCGCCGCCGCCGGCTCCACCCGCGCCGCCGCCCCCGCCGCCCGCCGCGACCGTCACCTGTCCCAACGGCACGGTGATCCTCGCGACCGAGAGCTGCCCCTCGCCGCCCCCGCCGCCCCCACCACCGCCGCCCGCGCCCGAACCCGAACGCGGCTGA
- a CDS encoding NADPH:quinone oxidoreductase family protein, whose protein sequence is MRALRSHEAGGPETLTLDEVEAPEPGPGEVRIAVKAAAINYPDLLIIQDLYQMKPPRPFAPGGEVSGVVDKLGDGVTGLSVGDRVIAVPGFGGLSERLVVNAKAAIPLPEGVSFSMGASLLLTYATAIHALKDRGRIAVGQEVLVLGAAGGVGLAAIELAQAYGARVVAAVSSADKARVAGEAGADDCVIYPRGALDKHGSKALAGQFKAAASGEGFDIILDPVGGDYAEPALRSLGWQGRYLVVGFPAGIPKLPLNLALLKEAEVSGVFWGAFAMRDPKAYAGQVRELFALLGEGKIAPKVTGTYPLEKGGEAIAALATRKVTGKLVVTMD, encoded by the coding sequence ATGCGAGCGCTACGTAGCCATGAGGCCGGTGGGCCCGAGACGTTGACGCTCGACGAGGTCGAGGCGCCGGAACCTGGCCCAGGCGAGGTGCGGATCGCGGTCAAGGCGGCGGCGATCAACTATCCCGACCTGCTCATCATCCAGGACCTCTACCAGATGAAACCGCCGCGCCCCTTCGCGCCGGGCGGCGAGGTGTCGGGGGTCGTCGACAAGCTGGGCGATGGCGTGACGGGCCTGTCGGTCGGCGACCGCGTGATCGCGGTGCCGGGCTTCGGCGGCCTGTCGGAACGGCTGGTGGTCAACGCCAAGGCGGCGATCCCGCTGCCCGAGGGCGTGAGTTTTAGCATGGGCGCTTCGCTTCTCCTGACCTATGCGACGGCGATCCACGCCCTGAAGGATCGCGGGCGCATCGCGGTGGGGCAGGAGGTGCTCGTGCTGGGCGCGGCAGGTGGCGTGGGCCTCGCCGCGATCGAACTTGCCCAGGCCTATGGCGCGCGCGTCGTCGCCGCCGTGTCGAGCGCCGACAAGGCAAGGGTTGCGGGCGAAGCGGGAGCGGATGATTGCGTCATCTACCCGCGCGGCGCCCTCGACAAGCACGGCTCCAAGGCGCTGGCGGGCCAGTTCAAGGCGGCGGCCAGCGGCGAGGGGTTCGACATCATCCTCGACCCCGTCGGCGGCGATTATGCCGAACCCGCGCTGCGCAGCCTCGGCTGGCAAGGGCGCTATCTGGTGGTGGGCTTCCCGGCAGGCATTCCCAAGCTGCCGCTCAACCTCGCGCTCCTCAAGGAGGCCGAGGTCAGCGGGGTGTTCTGGGGCGCTTTCGCGATGCGCGATCCCAAGGCCTATGCAGGCCAGGTGAGGGAGCTGTTCGCGCTGCTCGGCGAGGGCAAGATCGCGCCCAAGGTGACCGGCACCTATCCGCTCGAGAAGGGCGGGGAGGCGATCGCCGCGCTGGCGACGCGCAAGGTCACCGGCAAGCTCGTGGTGACGATGGACTGA
- a CDS encoding DUF6694 family lipoprotein, producing the protein MRLGYLGGLLALALAGCEEPEPVAIDGSSEAAFVASASAARAQLPLDDRLIFDRAINTVGARSNRERDVDAFKRRTFDGMTAAQVVEDARARGLD; encoded by the coding sequence TTGAGGCTTGGCTATCTTGGCGGGCTCCTCGCACTGGCGTTGGCCGGGTGCGAGGAGCCCGAGCCGGTGGCCATCGACGGGTCGAGCGAGGCGGCCTTCGTGGCCTCGGCCTCGGCGGCGCGAGCGCAATTGCCGCTCGATGACCGACTGATCTTCGACCGCGCGATCAACACGGTGGGCGCGCGCTCCAATCGCGAGCGCGACGTAGACGCGTTCAAGCGGCGCACCTTCGATGGAATGACGGCCGCGCAGGTGGTCGAGGATGCCCGCGCGCGTGGGCTGGATTGA
- a CDS encoding 3-oxoacid CoA-transferase subunit B, with the protein MPWDRNQMAARAAQELEDGYFVNLGIGIPTLVANYIPEGKTVTLQSENGMLGIGPFPYPDEVDADLINAGKQTISELAQSSYFDSAQSFAMIRGGHIDLTVLGAMEVSEKGDIANWMIPGKMIKGMGGAMDLVAGVKKIIVVMEHVSKNGDAKFKPACDLPLTGQNVVDMIITDLGVFRRKDHDSKFELIELAPDVTVDEIAAKTTAAYEVAL; encoded by the coding sequence ATGCCCTGGGATCGCAATCAGATGGCGGCGCGGGCCGCGCAGGAATTGGAAGACGGCTATTTCGTCAATCTCGGCATCGGCATCCCGACGCTGGTCGCCAACTATATCCCCGAGGGGAAGACGGTGACGCTGCAGTCGGAGAACGGGATGCTCGGCATCGGGCCTTTCCCCTATCCCGACGAGGTCGACGCCGATCTCATCAACGCGGGGAAGCAGACGATCAGTGAGCTGGCGCAGTCGAGCTATTTCGACAGCGCGCAGAGCTTCGCGATGATCCGCGGCGGGCATATCGACCTGACCGTGCTGGGCGCGATGGAAGTCAGCGAGAAGGGCGACATCGCCAACTGGATGATCCCCGGCAAGATGATCAAGGGCATGGGCGGGGCGATGGACCTCGTCGCGGGCGTCAAGAAGATTATCGTCGTGATGGAGCATGTCTCGAAGAACGGCGATGCGAAGTTCAAGCCCGCTTGCGACCTGCCACTCACGGGGCAGAATGTCGTCGACATGATCATCACCGATCTGGGCGTGTTCCGGCGCAAGGATCATGACAGCAAGTTCGAGCTGATCGAGCTGGCACCCGACGTGACCGTGGACGAGATCGCGGCCAAGACGACGGCGGCTTACGAGGTCGCGCTTTGA